The sequence below is a genomic window from Acidimicrobiales bacterium.
GGGTGCCCCGGTAGAGCCGAGGGCTCCTGACCCGGTGGGGACGGTGGCGCCTTTCGGGGACCGTGCTCCTCCGAGGCGCATGCCGCTGGGCGGCACGGGCTGTCCGAGGCTGTCCTGCACGACCCGGAGGTCTCAGCCCTCCGCCAGAGCCTCTCCGGCGGCTCGCAGTGCGGCTCTGGTTTCCTCGGCGGCTGCGAATCGGTCGACCGTCGCCATCGCCACGGCGAGCTTGTCCCGCAGGGTTCTGGCGGCCGTGGTGGTCAACGAGGTGGTCCGCCCGTCGAGGTCGAGGTCGAAGAGGCATATGGACTGCTCCTCGCCCACATCGACCCGCCACCGCACGTGCACCTCATCCACCGCCTGACGCCTCACGACGAGCCCCGCGACGTCCACGGCGATGTACGTGATCCGCACTGGTGGGCCGCCTCGTAGCGCTCGACGGTGGCGGTGCTCAGGTTGGGTAGCGGCTCGGCCTTGCCGCACACGTCGTGCCAGATGCGATCGGCGGCCCCGTAGGTGATGACGAACCCCTTCCCCAGGGACTGCTCCTCCCGGGAGCCGGGGTCCTCGATGCCGATGTCGGAGTGGGTCGTGGACCGGTTCATCTTTTGTTCCGCCTTCGCAGCTCGTCGACCACTGCGAGCAGGCGGGCTTTGCTCGCGTCGTCGCTGCGACGCTCCAGCCGGCGGCGCTGGAACCGGAGCCGGAGCGTCCCCGCGTAGAAGGCGTCGGCCTTCGCGTCTCGGTACGCCGCGCCCGCCGCTTCCACTGGGCCACCCGGTCGGTTTCCCATCGCCTCTCCTCGCCTCGGACCCCACAACCGGTGTCGCGGTGCGGGGGCGGTCACGTTCGGTGCCAGCGTGACGGACCGCACGAAACCTGCCTAGGACCTCTTGTGATGGTGTAAAGATGGGTTCGTGCGGAGGACGAGGCTGATCGAAGCCCGCAAGGCGCTGGGCAAGACGCAGGCACAGGTCGCCGACGAGATCGGGGTCGACCGGACGACCGTCGGCGAGTGGGAGCGCAGCGACTCGACGCCTCGCCCCGGCCAGCGCGCCGCCTACGCTGACTCGCTCGGAGTCACCCTCAGCGAGCTTGCCGCGATGCTGTCCTCGATGCCCGTCGATGCCGGCGAGATCCCCGACTGGCTGGCCACGCTGCTCGCCAACGAGCAGTCGGCCGAGGCGATCCGCAAGCACGAGCCCGAGGTGATCGATGGCCTCCTACAGACGCCCGGCTACGTCGAGGCGATCGTCCGCCAAGTCGGCCTGCACGGAGTCACCGACGACTACCTCCGCCAGAACATCCGCCAGCGGCAACACCGCCAGCAGCGGGTGCGCGACGGCAGCCTGGCCTACGACATCATCCAGGCCGAGCAGGTGCTTCACGTCCGCCTCGGCGACGCCACCGTCATGGCCGAGCAGCTCCACACGATGGCCGATCTCGCCGAGCTACCGAACGTCACGGTCCGCATCCTCACCTTCGACGCCGGCCAGCACGAGATCCGGCGGCTCGACAGCTTCAGCATCTTCACCCACCCGTGGGGGACGCCGACGCTCTGCATCGAGGGCTACGGCGGCGCCCGCTTCATCACCGAAGCCGACGAGGTGTCGTACTTCGCCGAAGTGTTCGACGCGGCCAGCCGGGTGGCGCTGTCACCAACAGACTCGATCACCTACATCCGCGAGATAGCACGACGATGGGAGACCCGATCATGACGACCTGGCGGAAGTCCACGTTCAGCAACAACGGCTCATGCGTAGAGCTAGCCGACCTCGGCGACGGCATCGTCGGCGTCCGCGACTCCAAGCTCGGCAACACCTCGCCCATCCTCCGCTTCACCCGCAC
It includes:
- a CDS encoding helix-turn-helix transcriptional regulator, which produces MRRTRLIEARKALGKTQAQVADEIGVDRTTVGEWERSDSTPRPGQRAAYADSLGVTLSELAAMLSSMPVDAGEIPDWLATLLANEQSAEAIRKHEPEVIDGLLQTPGYVEAIVRQVGLHGVTDDYLRQNIRQRQHRQQRVRDGSLAYDIIQAEQVLHVRLGDATVMAEQLHTMADLAELPNVTVRILTFDAGQHEIRRLDSFSIFTHPWGTPTLCIEGYGGARFITEADEVSYFAEVFDAASRVALSPTDSITYIREIARRWETRS
- a CDS encoding DUF397 domain-containing protein gives rise to the protein MTTWRKSTFSNNGSCVELADLGDGIVGVRDSKLGNTSPILRFTRTEVATWLSGTKAGEFDDFG